One window from the genome of Oceanidesulfovibrio indonesiensis encodes:
- a CDS encoding DUF5989 family protein has protein sequence MDFIKDLWQFMKERKKFWLLPLILVLLLFGVLIVLTSGSAVAPFIYTIF, from the coding sequence ATGGATTTCATCAAAGACCTGTGGCAGTTCATGAAGGAGCGCAAGAAATTCTGGCTCCTGCCGCTCATTCTGGTGCTGCTCTTGTTCGGCGTGCTCATCGTGCTCACGTCCGGCTCGGCCGTGGCGCCGTTCATCTACACCATATTCTAG